The Jannaschia sp. M317 DNA segment TGATGGTTTTTCGTCTGGACACCGTTTTCCGGCTGTCCTAGAGGAGGCGCACCCCGCGACGGACTAGCCCGTCGCACCCGGTGCCTGGGTAGCTCAGGGGTAGAGCAGTGGATTGAAAATCCTCGTGTCGGTGGTTCGATTCCGCCCCCGGGCACCATAATTTCTCCGTCAGTTACAGTTTTGCGAGGGCGCAGGAATCCGAGTTCCGCCTTGCGGCTCGGTTGGTCATCAGGACGCCAGTCATGATCAATTCCGCCTGCGAGCGGCATGGGCGCAATGAAGGCCTGCTGCCGGGGCGAATGTCGCGCGGAACCTGGAAACCGTAGACGTGCTGCCCTCGATGGGCGCGAACGTCTACGACATCCTCAAGCGTGACACGCTCGTGCTCACGAAGGCGGGTGTCGAAGCGCTGGAGGCTCGGCTGAAATGAACACCTATGATGTGATCCGCAAGCCGATCATCACCGAGAAGGCCACCATGGCCTCCGAGGCGAATGGCGTGGTTTTCGAAGTGTCGATCGACGCCAACAAGCCGCAGATCAAGGCCGCTGTCGAAGAACTGTTCGGCGTCAAGGTGAAGGCCGTGAACACGACCATCACCAAGGGCAAGGTCAAGCGTTTCCGCGGCCAATTGGGCAAGCGGAAGGACGTGAAGAAGGCCTATGTGACGCTCGAAGAGGGCAACACGATCGACGTGACCACCGGCCTGTAGGGGACCGTAGGGTGGGTGCAACCCACCTCCGAGAGAAAGAGGGGTTTAGCGCCGTCCCGGAGACCTGAGGCTGGCCCGGACCATCGCCAAAAGGTGCGCTCTTCGTCCGGGGATCTCCGGGGGAAAAAAGGGGCCATCGGAACGAGCCCGCAGGCGTCAATCCGGCGGGGGCGGGGCCAGGGATTGACGCAGGCATACCTCGGTCGGCACCTCGACCGAGGCGGGTGTGTCACCATCGCGAACCATCACGACCAAGGCCTGCGCGGCCAGGCGTCCCATGTCGGCATGGGGTACGCGCAGCGTGGTCAGGGGCGGATCTGCGATCAGCGCCAGCTCCATATCGTTGAACCCCGTGATCGATACGGCTTCGGGCACCGCAATGTCCATTCTGCGCGCTTGGCGCAGTGCCCCGACCGCCAACACGTCATTCGCGCAGAGGATCGCGGTAGGCCGCGGCGTGCGGGTCATCATCCTGGCGAAGGCGCGGCTGCCGGTTTCCAACCCATAGGGGGTCTCGATCACCTGCAGATCGTCCGGGTTCAAGCCCGTCGCCCGCATGGCATCGTGGATGCCGCAAAGCCGGGCGGTGATGCGGTCGTTGCCGCCTGACGGGGCCATGATCGCACCCAGCCGCCGGTGCCCGGCCGCCAGCACCGTCTCGGCCAGGCCGCGCATGGCGGCGCGGTTGTCGATGCCCACGGCGGTCCGCCCAGGTGCGGCAGGAAAAGCCCATGACGTCAGCGCCGGCACTCCGTGCAGGGCCAGAAAGTCATAGATCGCCGGGTCCCGGTCATCGCCGAT contains these protein-coding regions:
- a CDS encoding 50S ribosomal protein L23; translated protein: MNTYDVIRKPIITEKATMASEANGVVFEVSIDANKPQIKAAVEELFGVKVKAVNTTITKGKVKRFRGQLGKRKDVKKAYVTLEEGNTIDVTTGL
- a CDS encoding LacI family DNA-binding transcriptional regulator, which translates into the protein MAGPPRTPTLADVAARAGVSTATVSRCLNAPERVVGPTRERVLEAVRALGYSPNFGARALAAKRTNTIGAVIPSLGNSMYAGGIQAFQDVLAEQGFTLLLAASGWDAQQEETQIRALVARGADGLLLIGDDRDPAIYDFLALHGVPALTSWAFPAAPGRTAVGIDNRAAMRGLAETVLAAGHRRLGAIMAPSGGNDRITARLCGIHDAMRATGLNPDDLQVIETPYGLETGSRAFARMMTRTPRPTAILCANDVLAVGALRQARRMDIAVPEAVSITGFNDMELALIADPPLTTLRVPHADMGRLAAQALVVMVRDGDTPASVEVPTEVCLRQSLAPPPPD